The window CTTGTTTAATAGCGTTAGTCAGTTTGCGCTGTTGCTTAGCCGTTAGCCCTGTAATCCGCCGTGGCAGAATTTTACCCCGCTCCGTAATAAACCGCTTCAGCAGATCGACATCCTTGTAGTCAATCCGATCGGAGGGCTTGATGGGGGAAAGTCTTTTACGAAAAAACGTCACCATAGCTACTTAATTTCCTTATGCACAGTGTGTTTATTGCAATAAGGGCAGTATTTTTTTAATTCTAGTCGCCCGGAGGTATTACGGCGATTTTTCATCGTGGTATAGCGGGAGACCCCTGGCGATCGCTTATTGGTGTTGGTGCGACATTCCGTACACTCCAACGTGATGATGATCCTAACGCCCTTGTTCTTTGCCATAGCTCAGTTAGTCAGCACAGACAAATAAATATAACACAAATTTTCTAGTAACGTCTACGGCGGCGTTCATATTCCTCCTCACGGTAAGCCCGTTGGCGACGAGGGGGCTGGTAGTATTCATCCTGCAGCAATCGCCTTCTGTTCCTGTCCAAGGTACGACTCAAGTTGGCTAGCCTTTGGTCTAGGGCTAACCCCCGCTTAGTCAGGATAACTATGGTCTGGGCGAACCGATCGTGGAGTGCCTGTTTTTTAGTATTGTCAGCAAAGGCGAAAGCAATATCTACTACCAGGGGTAGGGAAAGGAATAAAGGTAAAGCAGATTGGTAGTTAAAACTCTGAAGGGACAGGACCAAAAAGAAGAGGGGTACGAAAATCACCCCCTCGCGGCGAGCTAACTCGATCGCCCCCACTGGTCTACCGTTGTACATATCGACAACCTTGAGACTGAGGGCAAAATGACCCCAACTTTGGGACTGATTGCCAGAGGCAAAGAAGACGCGATTGAAGCCCCATACCATGGTAAAGACCAGCAGTCTTGCCCCCCCTTGGATGTTAAAAAACGCTTCGATGAATTGGGCAACAAAACTGACAGCGAAAAAGTCAATGGCAAAGGCAAAAATCCTCTGCCCTACCAACCCTAGGCGTAAACGTGTGTAGGCAGGCTCCAGGTCAAACATAGACAACTAATTGCTATCTATAGGATGACACAAAAACCTACCGCCTACCTGGTGTTTAGATAATTAGATAAATTGAGTAGATAACTGCAAATGCGGTTCCCTATTGTTACTGCTAACGACCTTGTACTTATCCAAGAGCTGGGCGATCTTTTCCTGGTTGATGGGTTTGCTGACAAATTCCGTTGCCCCAACTACTTTAGAGCGCACCCGATCGACTATGCCATCATTGGCGGTCAGAATTATTATGGGCGTTTCGGCA is drawn from Pseudanabaenaceae cyanobacterium SKYG29 and contains these coding sequences:
- the rpmG gene encoding 50S ribosomal protein L33; protein product: MAKNKGVRIIITLECTECRTNTNKRSPGVSRYTTMKNRRNTSGRLELKKYCPYCNKHTVHKEIK
- a CDS encoding RDD family protein; amino-acid sequence: MFDLEPAYTRLRLGLVGQRIFAFAIDFFAVSFVAQFIEAFFNIQGGARLLVFTMVWGFNRVFFASGNQSQSWGHFALSLKVVDMYNGRPVGAIELARREGVIFVPLFFLVLSLQSFNYQSALPLFLSLPLVVDIAFAFADNTKKQALHDRFAQTIVILTKRGLALDQRLANLSRTLDRNRRRLLQDEYYQPPRRQRAYREEEYERRRRRY
- the rpsR gene encoding 30S ribosomal protein S18 codes for the protein MTFFRKRLSPIKPSDRIDYKDVDLLKRFITERGKILPRRITGLTAKQQRKLTNAIKQARILALLPFVNKEG